GTAGAGCGATTTGCGCGAGGGCAAATACCCCACTTCCAGCACAAGCTGACGCTGGGCTTGCCGACTGGTAAAAAACTTGACGAATTCCCAGGCCGCGTCTGGATGGCGGCTCGTTTTGACGATGCTCAGTCCCCATCCCCCCTGGCATCCGTGGCTTTGTTGTCCGGCGGCGTGCACCATGGGTCGAATGCCCACTAAACCCCGAACCGGGGAATCCGTAGAGTTAATCGTTGCCCAGGTTTCCGTCCAATTTCGCAGGAACACCGCTTCCCCTTGTTGGAATAGACGATAGGCTTCCTCCTCACTGTAGG
Above is a genomic segment from Synechococcales cyanobacterium T60_A2020_003 containing:
- a CDS encoding extracellular solute-binding protein; the protein is YSEEEAYRLFQQGEAVFLRNWTETWATINSTDSPVRGLVGIRPMVHAAGQQSHGCQGGWGLSIVKTSRHPDAAWEFVKFFTSRQAQRQLVLEVGYLPSRKSLYTDPQVVKQYDYYPELLPFIQSSALRPAIPQYTEVSAILQRYLHAALTDRLTPEQAMQAAVQETQEFLESPE